In Gemmatimonadota bacterium, the following proteins share a genomic window:
- the mfd gene encoding transcription-repair coupling factor — translation MNSVAEVVDALAGAAPIRETRDALQESRNTTLLGLACSARGVALAHLQCASGRPLLVVVPSREEAEALVGDLEACLGEDAVFYFPDTEVLPYDSRSPHVGLTAERVESLAALAAAGAPVTVTTASALAGRTLPRALFDSSVLRLRTGGEIALDDLTTALAVRGFRRERLVEEIGTFAVRGGLIDLYPFGERNPIRVELFGDEIESIRSFDAATQLTVSESRKVTILPQRELILTDEVVKSASARGDLPFDRGADPFVEGVESYLPRFHPDASTLLDYLPDDAAIVLDEPGRVRDEIASAMAAAEEAHAELTSRGRSLPAPSELRAAAGEIAEGMARRTVLRLALFEGESVNTALAAGEGARPETRRLRVHSQEAHRGNFAVFRERLTGILDEGHTVHILCDNRGQADRLSGMLDELAERVHLRVASLRNGFSIPDIGLVVLTDHELFARTGRRYRAFRHGGGAPIHDYAALRKGDFVVHVEHGLARYAGIHLLRAGGVESECLLLRYSGGDTLYVPVDQLNLVQKYVGGESGESPPVHRLGSGQWEKVRARARKSVEKMAAELLEIHAARTERRRDPYPPDGEWQTEMEASFIYEETRDQRRATDDVKRDMTSPRPMDRLVCGDVGYGKTEVAIRAAFKAATEGRQVAVLVPTTILAQQHLNTFRERLAAYPVVVEMLSRFVAPKDIRQTVARIGRGEVDIVIGTHRILSKDVMFPKLGLVIVDEEQRFGVAHKEKLKRFRRLVDVLTLTATPIPRTLSMAISGLRDISVINTPPPNKLPIETEVLESSDEVVCKAILREIKRGGQVFFVHNRVRSIGAMAERLRELLPELRFDVAHGQMAERELEKVMMEFLDRRSDVLVSTMIIESGLDLPNVNTILVSRADTLGLAQLYQLRGRVGRSNHRAFAYLLLPPGGELSDVARKRLRAIEEFSDLGSGFRLATRDMEIRGVGNFLGPEQTGHVHAIGYDLYCRLLREEIARLRGEAPPEERSVVKMTAEVDAFLPPDYIDDPDQRILFYKRLADLSDRRELPRVEEELRDRYGRLPDPARHLLLLKEMRLLAESGGVEELFVGKEAATLRLADGCSPSPATMKELLRVVPGDLSFRADGREGLRLRLEALTPEEVRESIRALLRVLGDSDTVPRSGVVE, via the coding sequence GTGAACTCGGTCGCGGAGGTTGTCGACGCGCTTGCGGGGGCCGCGCCGATCCGGGAGACACGGGACGCCCTTCAGGAAAGCCGGAACACCACGCTTCTCGGGCTGGCCTGCTCCGCGAGAGGCGTGGCACTTGCGCACCTGCAGTGTGCGTCGGGTCGCCCGCTTCTCGTCGTCGTGCCGTCCCGGGAGGAGGCGGAGGCGCTCGTCGGGGATCTGGAAGCGTGCCTTGGCGAAGACGCCGTCTTCTACTTTCCGGATACGGAGGTGCTTCCCTACGACTCCCGATCCCCGCATGTCGGGCTCACGGCGGAGCGGGTCGAATCGCTGGCCGCGCTGGCCGCCGCCGGTGCTCCCGTCACCGTGACGACGGCGTCGGCACTGGCCGGGCGGACGCTGCCGCGTGCGCTCTTCGACTCTTCGGTACTCCGCCTGCGCACCGGGGGGGAGATCGCCCTCGACGATCTGACCACCGCACTGGCCGTGCGGGGGTTCCGCCGGGAGCGACTGGTGGAGGAGATCGGCACCTTTGCGGTGCGGGGCGGGTTGATTGACCTCTATCCCTTCGGCGAACGCAATCCGATCCGCGTGGAACTCTTCGGCGACGAGATCGAGTCCATTCGCTCCTTCGATGCGGCCACTCAGCTCACCGTCAGCGAGTCGCGCAAGGTGACGATTCTCCCGCAGCGGGAACTGATCCTGACGGACGAAGTGGTGAAGTCCGCATCTGCGCGCGGAGATCTGCCCTTCGATCGCGGGGCGGACCCCTTCGTCGAAGGCGTGGAGTCTTACCTGCCGCGCTTCCATCCCGATGCTTCCACGCTGCTCGATTACCTTCCCGACGATGCCGCGATCGTGCTCGACGAACCGGGTCGTGTCCGGGACGAGATCGCGAGCGCCATGGCCGCCGCCGAAGAAGCGCACGCGGAGCTCACTTCCCGCGGGCGTTCTCTCCCCGCGCCATCGGAACTGCGTGCGGCCGCCGGGGAGATCGCCGAGGGGATGGCCCGGCGAACCGTGCTGCGGCTGGCGCTCTTCGAGGGCGAATCGGTGAACACAGCGCTGGCAGCCGGGGAGGGCGCGCGCCCTGAGACGCGACGCCTTCGGGTGCACTCTCAGGAAGCCCATCGCGGCAACTTCGCCGTCTTCCGGGAGCGCCTGACCGGGATTCTCGACGAGGGACATACCGTCCACATCCTCTGCGACAACCGCGGTCAGGCCGATCGATTGAGCGGCATGCTCGATGAGCTGGCGGAGCGCGTGCATCTGCGTGTCGCGTCGCTTCGAAACGGTTTCTCGATTCCCGACATCGGCCTCGTGGTGTTGACCGACCACGAACTCTTCGCACGGACGGGACGCCGGTACCGGGCCTTTCGCCACGGCGGCGGCGCACCCATCCACGACTATGCCGCGCTTCGCAAGGGGGACTTTGTCGTTCATGTGGAACACGGCCTCGCGCGCTACGCGGGCATTCATCTCCTGCGTGCGGGAGGCGTGGAGTCCGAGTGTCTCCTCCTGCGGTATTCCGGAGGGGACACGCTCTATGTTCCGGTCGATCAGCTCAACCTCGTGCAGAAGTATGTCGGCGGGGAGTCGGGCGAGTCGCCGCCGGTGCATCGACTCGGGAGTGGCCAGTGGGAGAAGGTGCGCGCGCGCGCCCGCAAGTCCGTGGAGAAGATGGCTGCGGAACTGCTGGAGATTCACGCGGCCCGGACCGAGCGCCGCCGTGACCCCTACCCGCCGGACGGAGAGTGGCAGACGGAGATGGAGGCGTCCTTCATCTACGAGGAAACGCGTGATCAGCGCCGCGCCACCGACGATGTCAAACGCGACATGACCTCCCCCCGGCCGATGGACCGTCTGGTATGCGGAGATGTCGGTTACGGGAAGACGGAAGTGGCCATTCGCGCCGCATTCAAGGCCGCGACGGAGGGTCGCCAGGTGGCGGTTCTCGTGCCGACGACGATTCTCGCGCAGCAGCACCTCAACACCTTTCGTGAACGACTGGCCGCGTACCCGGTGGTTGTGGAGATGCTGTCGCGCTTCGTCGCCCCGAAGGACATTCGGCAGACCGTGGCCCGAATCGGCCGTGGCGAGGTCGATATCGTCATTGGAACGCACCGGATTCTTTCGAAGGATGTGATGTTTCCGAAACTCGGCCTGGTGATCGTCGACGAGGAGCAGCGATTCGGTGTGGCGCACAAGGAAAAGCTGAAGCGTTTCCGCAGGCTTGTGGATGTCCTGACGCTCACGGCCACTCCGATCCCGCGAACATTGAGCATGGCCATCAGCGGTCTGCGCGACATCTCGGTCATCAACACGCCGCCGCCGAACAAGCTGCCCATCGAGACTGAGGTGCTGGAGTCGTCCGACGAGGTGGTGTGCAAGGCGATTCTCCGGGAGATCAAGCGCGGGGGGCAGGTCTTCTTCGTACACAATCGGGTGCGCTCGATCGGCGCCATGGCCGAGCGGTTGCGGGAGCTTCTTCCCGAGCTGCGGTTTGATGTGGCGCACGGGCAGATGGCGGAGCGGGAACTCGAAAAAGTGATGATGGAGTTTCTGGACCGGCGGAGCGATGTGCTGGTCTCCACCATGATCATCGAGTCGGGACTGGATCTGCCGAATGTGAACACCATTCTTGTGAGCCGTGCGGATACGCTGGGGCTGGCGCAGCTGTACCAGCTTCGGGGCCGTGTGGGGCGTTCGAATCATCGGGCCTTCGCGTACCTTCTGCTGCCTCCCGGAGGGGAACTCTCCGATGTGGCCCGCAAGCGACTTCGCGCCATCGAGGAGTTCTCCGACCTCGGTTCGGGATTCCGTCTGGCCACGCGCGACATGGAGATCCGCGGCGTCGGCAACTTCCTCGGCCCGGAGCAGACCGGCCATGTCCATGCGATCGGCTACGACCTCTACTGTCGCCTCCTGCGTGAGGAGATCGCGCGGCTTCGCGGAGAGGCACCGCCCGAAGAGCGCTCCGTGGTGAAGATGACCGCGGAGGTCGATGCTTTCCTCCCGCCGGACTACATCGACGACCCGGATCAGCGGATCCTGTTCTACAAGCGACTGGCGGATCTGTCCGACCGGCGGGAACTCCCGCGTGTGGAGGAGGAACTTCGCGATCGGTACGGTCGGCTTCCGGACCCGGCTCGCCACCTTCTACTCCTCAAGGAGATGCGCCTTCTGGCCGAGTCGGGAGGCGTGGAGGAACTGTTTGTCGGAAAAGAAGCCGCAACGCTGCGGCTCGCGGACGGCTGCTCCCCGTCTCCCGCCACCATGAAGGAACTGCTTCGTGTGGTCCCCGGGGATCTGTCCTTCCGGGCGGACGGGCGGGAGGGGCTTCGCCTGCGCCTGGAGGCTCTCACTCCCGAGGAGGTTCGGGAGTCCATTCGGGCGCTCTTGCGGGTCTTGGGAGACTCTGATACCGTCCCGCGCTCCGGAGTAGTGGAATGA
- a CDS encoding peptidylprolyl isomerase: MRTVIGLLAVMALVAGCGGNGRDKDVVASAGDIQVTLADFHAALESITPAYRPEVATMEGRRSFANDVLNHRIILQAAEESGPPMDPRVTAALEENARSMMAGVLYREVVEGTVEVTGKDVADLYERRSENVDMSHILVGSREEADRILGNIRSGSTSFEAAAQEHSLDPSTAREGGHSGEVSWTSKAAPHQMAAFDAEVGVLTGPIETEYGYHILLVHERVPAEQLPLEELRHTLRTEVRQMKEFEAMRDFYASLCDQHSLTWNDSGLSALQDVLARDLAQDIDTIPPADRFVPSPTRDEAAQVLATFAGRDWTIGDYAAGIAKAPQTNRPTRTMNARALVAFIKRIQLHPELLHVECLARGLDTHPEVAGKNDRILEQVNLEAFHTRFTQEIDLPAGEVRAFFDSTMATNPSVFDVPERVNVLMMIHTEEDAVRAGLGRIRAGEDERIVACEVTLDFKTKYKDAETGLLARGNYAPQVEDVMFSRKPGSGWSSPIVTETGTAAVRVLEHEDARVAEFEEVEQMLTQQMAQARGESAFEEWLSARRESLGVEIHDDALQLIGKSVTGEEHDG; this comes from the coding sequence GTGAGAACCGTGATTGGACTGCTGGCGGTCATGGCCCTCGTGGCCGGCTGTGGAGGAAACGGAAGAGACAAGGATGTTGTGGCATCCGCCGGGGACATTCAGGTGACCCTTGCGGACTTCCATGCGGCGCTGGAGAGCATTACGCCGGCCTACCGCCCTGAGGTGGCCACGATGGAAGGTCGTCGCAGCTTCGCGAACGATGTGCTGAACCACCGGATCATTCTGCAGGCGGCCGAGGAAAGCGGACCGCCGATGGATCCGAGAGTCACCGCGGCACTGGAGGAGAATGCCCGCAGCATGATGGCGGGCGTTCTCTACCGGGAAGTTGTGGAGGGCACAGTGGAGGTGACCGGGAAGGATGTGGCCGATCTCTACGAGCGCCGTTCCGAGAATGTGGATATGTCCCACATTCTTGTCGGGAGCCGGGAAGAGGCGGACCGGATTCTGGGAAACATCCGCTCCGGCTCCACTTCGTTCGAGGCCGCCGCGCAGGAACACTCGCTGGACCCCTCCACCGCGCGGGAGGGCGGGCACTCGGGAGAGGTTTCGTGGACGAGCAAGGCGGCGCCGCACCAGATGGCCGCATTTGACGCGGAAGTCGGCGTGCTGACCGGCCCGATCGAGACCGAGTACGGCTACCACATCCTGCTGGTGCACGAGAGGGTTCCCGCGGAGCAACTTCCGCTGGAAGAACTGCGCCACACGCTGCGTACCGAAGTGCGACAGATGAAGGAGTTCGAGGCGATGAGGGACTTCTACGCCTCGCTTTGCGATCAGCACAGCCTGACCTGGAACGACTCCGGACTGAGTGCTCTGCAGGATGTTCTCGCCCGGGATCTGGCGCAGGACATCGACACGATTCCGCCCGCCGATCGGTTTGTCCCCAGCCCCACCCGGGACGAGGCCGCGCAGGTTCTCGCGACCTTCGCGGGACGGGACTGGACGATCGGTGACTACGCAGCGGGGATTGCGAAGGCTCCGCAGACGAACCGACCCACCCGGACCATGAATGCACGGGCGCTGGTTGCGTTCATCAAGAGAATCCAGCTGCACCCGGAACTTCTGCATGTGGAGTGCCTGGCGCGAGGGCTGGATACGCACCCCGAAGTGGCGGGAAAGAACGACCGCATTCTCGAACAAGTCAATCTGGAGGCATTCCACACTCGGTTCACTCAGGAGATCGACCTTCCGGCCGGGGAGGTGCGTGCCTTCTTCGATTCGACGATGGCCACCAATCCGAGCGTGTTCGATGTGCCGGAACGCGTGAATGTCCTCATGATGATTCACACGGAAGAAGACGCCGTTCGGGCCGGGCTGGGTCGGATTCGTGCGGGAGAGGACGAACGGATCGTGGCGTGCGAGGTAACCCTGGACTTCAAGACGAAGTACAAGGACGCCGAGACCGGGTTGCTGGCACGCGGAAACTACGCGCCACAGGTCGAGGATGTCATGTTCTCGCGCAAACCGGGGTCCGGGTGGTCTTCGCCGATCGTCACCGAGACGGGCACGGCTGCCGTCCGGGTGCTGGAGCACGAAGACGCGCGCGTTGCGGAGTTTGAGGAAGTCGAACAGATGCTTACTCAGCAGATGGCGCAGGCGCGGGGTGAGAGTGCCTTCGAGGAGTGGCTGAGTGCTCGCCGGGAGAGTCTGGGCGTGGAGATTCACGACGACGCTCTCCAGCTGATCGGCAAGAGCGTCACGGGAGAGGAACATGACGGTTAG
- a CDS encoding peptidylprolyl isomerase, which translates to MAAASAGTSVLDRILAVVGDEIILLSEVEEELALASVQGALDLSDGRAVAAARSQLLNQMVDERILLVQARREGIRVSRSEIDEAVDRAFGDLRSRFPSESAFDEQLRSEGLTRDTLLARYRDKIEDQLLVRQLVEREVRSDVEIPEGEVVAYWNENREDLPPIPASLDLSRIVLRTDPGGGDSTAVLRAERVLQRLQDGEDFAALATVFSEGPAASRGGELGRFLLADLAPPIASAVADLSADAVSGVVVTSRGAHILRVDAREGDMLSLRQIVFLLDEDASRASLRARAEALLVRLHAGEDFAELARTESAEAHTAASGGELGVVSVDALPPAYRTLFQELAPGGITDPLEEEGDLVIYRLNAVQGERPATLEEMHPRIEEYLRQGRVQEVLAAYVAEVREEIHIELRLTDDPSAGAAPDTP; encoded by the coding sequence GTGGCGGCTGCTTCGGCGGGGACGAGTGTTCTCGACCGGATTCTGGCGGTGGTCGGCGACGAGATCATCCTCCTGTCCGAGGTGGAGGAGGAGCTGGCGCTGGCCAGCGTGCAGGGGGCGCTGGACCTCTCCGATGGCCGGGCCGTCGCCGCGGCACGGAGCCAGCTGCTCAACCAGATGGTCGACGAGAGGATTCTCCTGGTACAGGCGAGGCGCGAGGGGATTCGTGTCTCGCGGTCGGAAATCGACGAGGCCGTGGACCGGGCGTTCGGGGATCTTCGCAGCCGGTTCCCGTCGGAGAGTGCCTTCGACGAGCAGCTCCGGAGCGAGGGGCTGACGCGGGACACGCTGCTGGCCCGATACCGTGACAAGATCGAGGATCAGCTTCTGGTTCGGCAGCTGGTCGAGCGGGAAGTGCGGTCGGATGTGGAGATCCCGGAAGGCGAGGTCGTTGCGTACTGGAACGAGAATCGCGAGGACCTTCCCCCGATTCCCGCAAGTCTGGACCTCAGTCGCATTGTACTTCGTACGGACCCTGGCGGGGGCGACAGCACGGCCGTGCTGCGAGCGGAGAGAGTGCTTCAGCGCCTGCAAGACGGCGAGGACTTCGCTGCCCTGGCCACGGTCTTCTCCGAAGGACCGGCGGCTTCGCGCGGAGGAGAACTCGGCAGGTTCCTTCTTGCGGACCTGGCGCCGCCCATCGCCTCTGCCGTGGCGGATCTGTCAGCGGACGCCGTGTCCGGGGTGGTCGTCACCTCCCGGGGGGCGCACATTCTCCGCGTGGACGCCCGCGAAGGAGACATGCTCAGCCTGCGGCAGATCGTGTTCCTGTTGGACGAAGACGCGTCGCGCGCCTCGCTTCGTGCGCGTGCGGAGGCGCTCCTCGTCAGACTCCACGCGGGAGAGGACTTCGCGGAACTGGCGCGGACGGAGTCCGCGGAGGCTCACACGGCGGCTTCCGGGGGGGAACTGGGCGTCGTGTCGGTGGACGCGCTTCCGCCCGCATACCGAACGCTGTTTCAGGAACTGGCCCCCGGGGGAATCACGGATCCGCTGGAAGAAGAGGGCGATCTGGTGATCTATCGCCTGAATGCGGTCCAGGGGGAGCGCCCGGCGACGCTGGAGGAAATGCATCCGAGGATCGAGGAGTACCTCCGCCAGGGCCGCGTTCAGGAAGTGCTTGCGGCGTATGTTGCCGAGGTCCGCGAGGAGATCCACATCGAACTGCGGCTGACCGACGATCCCTCCGCCGGAGCCGCCCCGGACACGCCGTGA
- the pdxA gene encoding 4-hydroxythreonine-4-phosphate dehydrogenase PdxA, which translates to MKPPRRPLLAVTAGDPAGIGPEIVARSLADGSLAAHGRVLVYAHPGLFDAECARAGVDPLPRGMESSQVAALSPASEAPVPTGFAFGQPTAFTGRVAADCVAAAARDAMAGRVDAVVTAPVSKAALRSAGVPHAGHTGFLAELCGAPSVAMMFVAGDLRVSLATVHIPLAEVPSALTVSGVLETLRLTREKVHAVLGGREPRIALLGVNPHAGEDGLLGPEETEVLEPVRAAAARKGWRVEGPYPADSYFRSGVTRHDAVLAMYHDQGLLPVKLLSGGRAVNVTLGLPFLRTSVDHGTAFDIAGRGTARTDSLLAASELAAEWTTLPVPG; encoded by the coding sequence GTGAAACCCCCGCGCCGTCCCCTTCTGGCCGTCACGGCGGGAGATCCGGCGGGGATCGGGCCGGAGATTGTCGCGCGCTCGCTTGCTGACGGCTCGCTTGCCGCGCACGGGCGGGTTCTGGTGTATGCGCACCCCGGGCTCTTCGACGCGGAATGCGCACGGGCCGGGGTCGATCCGCTGCCGCGCGGGATGGAGTCTTCGCAAGTCGCGGCCCTTTCCCCCGCAAGTGAAGCGCCCGTGCCGACGGGTTTTGCCTTCGGGCAGCCCACGGCCTTCACCGGGCGTGTGGCCGCGGACTGCGTGGCCGCCGCCGCGCGGGATGCCATGGCGGGGCGCGTGGATGCCGTGGTGACGGCACCCGTTTCCAAGGCAGCCCTCCGGAGCGCGGGAGTGCCGCACGCGGGGCACACCGGGTTTCTGGCGGAACTCTGCGGGGCGCCGTCGGTCGCGATGATGTTCGTGGCGGGCGACCTTCGCGTGAGCCTCGCGACGGTTCACATCCCGCTGGCCGAAGTTCCCTCCGCGCTGACTGTTTCCGGTGTGCTGGAGACTCTTCGTCTGACTCGCGAGAAGGTCCACGCGGTTCTCGGCGGGCGGGAACCGAGGATCGCGCTCCTCGGAGTCAACCCGCACGCCGGGGAGGACGGGCTTCTCGGGCCGGAGGAGACAGAAGTGCTGGAACCGGTTCGCGCCGCCGCCGCCCGCAAGGGGTGGCGGGTAGAGGGGCCCTACCCGGCAGATTCGTACTTCCGGAGCGGAGTGACCCGGCATGACGCGGTGCTGGCCATGTACCACGACCAGGGACTCCTCCCGGTAAAGCTGCTCTCCGGGGGCCGCGCCGTGAATGTGACGCTGGGGCTTCCGTTTCTGCGGACAAGCGTGGACCACGGAACCGCCTTCGACATCGCGGGCCGGGGCACCGCTCGCACGGACAGTCTTCTTGCCGCGTCGGAACTGGCGGCGGAGTGGACGACGCTCCCCGTTCCGGGATAG
- a CDS encoding ATP-binding cassette domain-containing protein: MLRITQAGKQFPGGRWGLRGVSFAMKPGEFVFLTGPSGAGKTTLLRLLSMEEPPTVGEARIGEFSTRTIRRREVPRLRRKIGLVFQDFRLLPDRSAFENIALVLRVIGSPRAQIHRRVMRSLAAVGLSGRGDALPGELSAGERQRVGIARAIVNDPLVVLADEPTGNVDRDTTREIFALLQKVSDAGTSVLVATHDAAMVAAIDARTLALDSGRLVSDTPPGSAVAAIARPVATPGPGHSPRSFA; the protein is encoded by the coding sequence ATGCTCAGGATCACCCAGGCCGGAAAGCAGTTTCCCGGAGGGCGGTGGGGACTCCGCGGAGTGAGCTTTGCGATGAAGCCGGGTGAGTTCGTGTTTCTCACCGGTCCCAGCGGTGCGGGCAAGACCACACTTCTCCGCCTTCTTTCGATGGAAGAGCCGCCGACGGTCGGCGAAGCCCGTATCGGCGAGTTCTCCACCCGGACCATCCGGCGTCGAGAAGTCCCACGACTCCGGCGGAAGATAGGGCTGGTCTTCCAGGACTTCCGGCTTCTGCCGGACCGGTCCGCTTTCGAGAACATTGCGCTGGTGCTGCGCGTCATCGGTTCGCCGCGCGCGCAGATTCACCGGCGGGTCATGCGATCGCTCGCGGCAGTCGGACTCTCCGGAAGGGGCGACGCGCTGCCTGGTGAACTCTCCGCCGGAGAGCGACAGCGCGTGGGGATTGCGCGAGCGATCGTGAACGATCCGCTGGTTGTGCTGGCGGATGAGCCCACCGGCAATGTGGATCGCGACACGACGCGGGAGATCTTCGCGCTGCTTCAGAAAGTGTCCGATGCCGGAACCAGCGTTCTTGTGGCGACTCACGACGCAGCCATGGTCGCGGCCATCGACGCACGGACTCTTGCGCTTGATTCGGGGCGGCTCGTTTCGGATACGCCCCCCGGTTCCGCCGTCGCCGCCATCGCCCGCCCGGTGGCGACTCCCGGCCCCGGACACTCCCCCAGGTCGTTCGCATGA
- a CDS encoding permease-like cell division protein FtsX, producing the protein MSRALGFTIREGLLNLRRAPLLALSSVSVMTLSLFVLGIFLLLTVNLRAVILAAQREVEIVVFVEEGAPQEELLAVDAALRAHPAVSGLVFLAREEALVRFRGELGEREYLLDALESNPLPDTFEVALFDDWKSTARLRSVAEDIGGLAGVAEVKYGREWVGRLNRIIVALVLVDLFLGIVVALSSLVVVANTIRLTLIARREMIEIMKLVGATAGVIRRPFVVEGVVQGAVAAALAMALLLGLAAFLDGRAGGVVFPPTEAIVGFLLFGAFLGGLGGVISLQGLLRRW; encoded by the coding sequence ATGAGCCGGGCGTTGGGGTTCACGATTCGCGAAGGACTGTTGAACCTGCGGCGCGCTCCGCTCCTCGCGCTGTCCTCGGTATCGGTGATGACGCTTTCCCTGTTCGTCCTGGGGATCTTCCTTCTGCTGACCGTCAACCTGCGCGCCGTGATTCTGGCAGCCCAGCGGGAGGTGGAGATCGTCGTCTTCGTCGAAGAGGGCGCGCCGCAGGAGGAACTTCTCGCGGTGGACGCCGCGCTGCGTGCGCACCCCGCGGTTTCCGGCCTCGTGTTTCTCGCCCGCGAAGAGGCGCTCGTGCGGTTCCGGGGAGAACTGGGCGAGCGGGAGTACCTGCTCGACGCGCTGGAGTCCAACCCGCTGCCGGACACATTTGAGGTCGCACTGTTCGATGACTGGAAGTCCACGGCTCGCCTGCGAAGCGTCGCCGAGGACATTGGCGGACTGGCGGGCGTCGCGGAAGTGAAGTACGGGCGCGAATGGGTGGGGCGTCTCAACCGGATCATCGTTGCGCTGGTGCTGGTGGATCTGTTTCTCGGAATCGTGGTGGCGCTGTCTTCGCTGGTTGTGGTGGCGAACACGATTCGCCTGACGCTGATCGCTCGGCGCGAAATGATCGAGATCATGAAGCTCGTCGGCGCGACGGCAGGTGTCATTCGTCGGCCGTTTGTGGTGGAGGGCGTGGTTCAGGGGGCGGTCGCGGCGGCTCTGGCCATGGCGCTCCTTCTGGGGCTCGCCGCCTTCCTCGATGGCCGCGCGGGCGGCGTGGTGTTTCCGCCCACGGAAGCGATCGTGGGGTTCCTGCTGTTCGGCGCGTTCCTGGGCGGCCTTGGCGGGGTGATCTCGCTTCAGGGGCTTCTGCGGCGATGGTAA
- a CDS encoding peptidoglycan DD-metalloendopeptidase family protein codes for MVTARLPGPAVVFLTAMLVALPPVSRGAADETQVREEIQREETELQRIESDLDRTRDRTRALSDKETRVLTELNRIDSDLTRGEAAVSRMRAREESLAKEAARAGELLVQEEARLDERREILRRRLRNIYMYGERAGLQVLLSATSAVDLVRRFDWLLLVAAQDRRLERDVRVAVEAVADASTELESRHAESEAVRRDAEQEQAGLRRSQGDRRKLLESVRGEREGHERIARELESARASVQELLAELEEQARRARRAGELPAGGTGFAGAKGGLPWPVEGRLSRRFGVKRDPRFGTSTFSGGLDIQAPAGTEVIAVHRGRVDYVDWLPGYGQCIILNHGNGYYTLYAHTERVFVAAGDGVFAGERVATVGDTGSLTGDALHFEIRKDAEPVDPLPWLGPARLR; via the coding sequence ATGGTAACCGCCCGGCTTCCCGGTCCGGCGGTCGTCTTCCTGACGGCGATGCTTGTGGCGCTCCCTCCCGTTTCCCGGGGTGCCGCGGATGAAACGCAGGTGCGCGAGGAGATTCAGCGCGAGGAGACGGAGCTTCAGCGGATTGAATCCGACCTCGACCGCACGCGGGATCGAACGCGTGCTCTTTCGGACAAGGAGACGCGGGTTCTTACGGAACTGAACCGGATCGACTCGGATCTTACACGAGGAGAGGCGGCCGTATCCAGAATGCGTGCCCGCGAGGAGAGTCTGGCGAAGGAGGCGGCGCGGGCCGGGGAACTGCTGGTGCAGGAAGAGGCGCGGCTGGACGAGAGGCGCGAGATTCTTCGGCGCAGGCTCCGGAACATCTACATGTACGGAGAGCGAGCCGGGCTTCAGGTGCTCTTGAGCGCGACTTCCGCCGTGGACCTCGTGCGGCGCTTCGACTGGCTGCTTCTGGTGGCGGCGCAGGATCGCCGACTGGAGCGGGATGTGCGCGTCGCCGTGGAGGCGGTGGCCGACGCGAGCACCGAACTGGAATCGCGGCACGCGGAGTCGGAGGCGGTCCGCCGGGATGCCGAACAGGAGCAGGCCGGGCTGCGTCGCAGTCAGGGTGACCGCCGGAAGCTGCTCGAATCGGTCCGTGGAGAGCGGGAAGGCCACGAGCGCATTGCCCGGGAACTGGAGTCGGCGCGCGCCAGCGTGCAGGAACTTCTGGCGGAGCTGGAGGAACAGGCGCGTCGCGCGCGTCGTGCAGGAGAACTCCCGGCGGGCGGAACCGGGTTCGCCGGGGCGAAGGGCGGGCTTCCGTGGCCGGTGGAAGGGCGTCTGTCGAGGAGGTTCGGCGTGAAGCGGGACCCCCGGTTCGGCACCTCGACCTTCAGCGGCGGACTGGACATCCAGGCGCCTGCGGGAACGGAGGTCATCGCGGTTCACCGGGGTCGCGTGGACTATGTGGACTGGCTCCCCGGGTACGGCCAGTGCATCATCCTGAATCACGGGAACGGTTACTACACGCTGTACGCCCACACGGAGCGTGTGTTTGTGGCGGCGGGAGATGGGGTCTTTGCCGGGGAGCGCGTCGCGACCGTGGGGGATACGGGATCGCTGACGGGAGACGCGCTGCACTTTGAGATCCGCAAGGACGCCGAACCCGTGGACCCGTTGCCGTGGCTCGGCCCGGCGCGCCTCCGGTAG